The region TCTGGTAAGCCAAAATATTCAGGTAAATCTTCTGTGATTGTTCGACATAAGGTTTGAGCCAATTCTCCCGTTATTTTTTCAATTTGAATCATAATATCTTCCCTACTGCAATATCTCGACCATCCCCTTTATAGTCGTCCGGATCATCAAACGGCATATTAATATAACCATTATTTCTATAAAATTTTAACGCAGCGGGTGAGGACTCAACATGCAAGCTATGATAGCTCTGGCTTTTAAGCCACTTTTCGCATAAAGCCAAAAATTGGCTACCGTATTGATGGTTTCTCTTAGGCTCATCAATAACAATGATCCGTAATGCTGCTCTGTTATGAGGCCATAGTTGCAAGTGTGCATAACCAATAATGTCACTTCCTTGAAATAAAACAAAATGGACATGAGAATTATGATCAAAAGTCCAAATGTAAGGGTCTGAAATCCCAGCCGTGTCAAAAAAATAAAATTGCCTGAAATAGCGTACCTTATCCCATTCATGAGGCGTTAAGGCCTTAACCACTCTTAGTCCATTAAATCCTGTTTTTTTATTAATGGTTGCAATAAAGTTCTCTTTTCCCAAACAATAGGCGTTAATATCATAGGGGTGTTGCTGCGCCAACGTTTCTTTTAAGCGTGCATAAACCTCTTTATCTTCTGAATGCGTTCTCATCCAGTCCCTAAATTTTAAATGCCGCTCAATTTCAGAATTGCCTAATTCATAAACATGAACATGGTGTGTTCGTTGATTACCCCCTTTTTGAAAATAGCGGCGAAAAGGCATGCCATATTCTCCTTTTGCTTCATAGCCAAGTGTTTGCATAGCAGCATTGGCGTTTTCTACCTTAGTAATATCTAAAACAACAGGAATCATATCAATAACTGGTTTTGCAGCTAAACCCGGTACAGAGGTTGAACCGATATGATGAATCTCAATGCAATTATTACCTAATGCTGCTTTAACTTTCTCTGCTTCTTCATCGAATTTTATAGGCCAATTAGTATCATAAGGCACTACTTCGATGCGTCGTTCTTTTTGTTTGACTGACATTACTTAGTCTCCTTAAATTTACTGAACTATGTCATTGGTTTTAGGGTGGATAGTAGTTCAGTTAATAAATCACTCATGGTCAAAAATAGGTGAGTAATTTATTCATAAACTATCTCACTAGCTAAGTTTTTCTTATATTGCTTACTTGGCAAAAAACCACCAACTTGAGCATTCCAGAGAGTTTTATACAACCCATCTTTCTTAAGCAATTCATGGTGGGTACCATCTTCAACAATACGCCCTTTGTCAAAAACAAGTATTCGGTCCATCTGCAAAAGTGTCGATAAGCGATGTGCAATAACCAGCGTTGTTTTACCTTGTATAAGTTCCCATAAACTTTCC is a window of Legionella busanensis DNA encoding:
- a CDS encoding GNAT family N-acetyltransferase; this encodes MSVKQKERRIEVVPYDTNWPIKFDEEAEKVKAALGNNCIEIHHIGSTSVPGLAAKPVIDMIPVVLDITKVENANAAMQTLGYEAKGEYGMPFRRYFQKGGNQRTHHVHVYELGNSEIERHLKFRDWMRTHSEDKEVYARLKETLAQQHPYDINAYCLGKENFIATINKKTGFNGLRVVKALTPHEWDKVRYFRQFYFFDTAGISDPYIWTFDHNSHVHFVLFQGSDIIGYAHLQLWPHNRAALRIIVIDEPKRNHQYGSQFLALCEKWLKSQSYHSLHVESSPAALKFYRNNGYINMPFDDPDDYKGDGRDIAVGKIL